The following proteins are encoded in a genomic region of Cryptomeria japonica chromosome 11, Sugi_1.0, whole genome shotgun sequence:
- the LOC131072908 gene encoding B3 domain-containing protein Os03g0120900 → MSFRRKDNDALQLEEDSASAVTMVEGRKMHTTVSFMDWATKSHDYGGAKRKSLDLERMGSGVSCGDSSGSGEYVSRFSKNGFGNGKTANGHWLEQMQIHQRHDLVNLRAAADEAYLHRNPFESIKYAYVEEVQGKGRGGENSGGVDNKGSPGATGEEKSRRVHMFDKAVTPSDVGKLNRLVIPKHHAEKYFPLDTNEKDKGLLLTFQDSMGKEWRFRYSYWSSSQSYVLTKGWSRFVREMKLHAGDVVSFHRAVADTHNMQQQFFISWKRRAAKTPLLFSPFQTSPFEQANGRVGRTGKSPPRPPPSQWVSFASAMPMAAPLWAEQLSGRPPTEANWGRENPQFMKLMPVEQPPAENAAAVEEPHKRVRLFGVNL, encoded by the coding sequence ATGTCCTTCCGTAGAAAGGACAACGATGCATTACAGTTAGAGGAAGACTCAGCGAGCGCCGTAACGATGGTGGAAGGAAGGAAAATGCATACTACAGTTTCGTTTATGGACTGGGCGACCAAAAGCCATGATTATGGCGGGGCCAAAAGAAAGAGTTTGGATTTGGAAAGGATGGGAAGCGGAGTCAGTTGTGGAGATTCTTCCGGCAGTGGGGAGTATGTGTCAAGGTTTAGCAAAAATGGGTTTGGAAATGGAAAGACGGCTAATGGGCACTGGTTAGAGCAGATGCAGATCCACCAGAGGCATGACCTCGTCAACCTGAGGGCGGCGGCGGATGAAGCGTATCTGCATCGTAACCCGTTTGAAAGCATCAAGTATGCATATGTGGAAGAGGTCCAGGGGAAGGGGAGAGGAGGGGAAAATAGTGGAGGGGTGGATAACAAGGGGAGTCCTGGCGCTACAGGAGAGGAGAAATCCCGGAGAGTACACATGTTTGATAAGGCGGTGACCCCCAGCGATGTGGGAAAGCTGAACCGGCTGGTGATTCCGAAGCACCACGCGGAGAAATACTTTCCGCTGGACACAAATGAAAAAGATAAAGGATTGCTGCTCACATTCCAAGATAGCATGGGGAAAGAATGGCGGTTCCGGTACTCGTACTGGAGCAGCAGCCAGAGCTACGTGCTCACCAAGGGCTGGAGTCGATTCGTCCGCGAAATGAAACTCCACGCAGGGGACGTCGTTTCCTTCCACAGAGCCGTCGCCGACACCCACAACATGCAACAGCAGTTCTTCATCAGCTGGAAGCGGCGCGCCGCCAAGACGCCACTTCTTTTCTCCCCCTTTCAAACCAGTCCTTTTGAACAAGCTAATGGCAGAGTGGGCAGAACAGGCAAatctcctcctcgtcctcctccttcGCAATGGGTGTCTTTCGCTTCTGCCATGCCCATGGCGGCGCCACTATGGGCGGAGCAGTTGAGCGGCCGCCCGCCCACAGAGGCGAACTGGGGCAGAGAGAATCCACAGTTTATGAAGCTCATGCCTGTTGAACAACCACCTGCAGAAAATGCAGCGGCTGTAGAAGAGCCTCACAAAAGAGTAAGGCTCTTCGGTGTCAATTTGTAA